The DNA window agagggtaATGAAAGGAGAAAGGACCATTTTACTCTGGAAATACCCCTAGAGGACAGGAGATAAGGAAGAGGGGACAGGCTGTTATACAGTGTAATGACTGctagaggagagtggaagataaGGACAATGGAAAGGGGCAGCTGCACTCTACATTTGCTGCCACTGGGTGGCAGCAGAGAATAAGGACCCCCCTGTGTTGTGTTACTGGCATCCACTGAGAGCCAAGAGAAAAGGACACCTACAGAAAAGCGTTCTCAGCCGCGGTGCTGTGGCTGCTAGATAGCCAGGCAGCACCAACGATAAAGACAATATACTGTGCACTAGGTGGCGGCACAGGGTAAGGGATACACATGGGGGAGTCTATTGTGGAAAATATAGATCGCGAGCGAGACATAAGAAGCCAGCAGTGAGAGCCAGGAGGATTCTGTAGAGGATAAACAGGAGGAAAAGATCAACTATATTTCAGCTTcgaagaattagatttttcttggtaaatgttgatttcacccaacacaaactgatgaaaaaaatttccattgatgaccattgaaatttacagatcggCAAAGAacgaaaaatgctgcttgagaacttagagtttgatttaaggatatttgcttggtatattttgacacgggatgttaaaaatttgtattttaacagtttaaagctttaactttttgaatctcaacaagTACTGTACTTAAATAACTATTGACTGACCCACCCACGGTCTGATCCCCCATAATTTTCTGCaactgaaaatgtatttaagtatttttttatttttatggattaaatcaatattatccattgaaacaaataaaaactgaTTTCTGCCAAGCCTAGCGATAGGTGCCCTTTTCTCTTGCATTACTCTCAGCTCTCACCTCGTCCCAGTAGCAGAGATGCCCCACTCCTTTGGGACACTGCTTTGCCATCTTAGGTCCATTAGACGCTGTAGCAGCATAAATAGTATAAAAGTTGCAATGTGGCTACCTAGTGACTGTTACACAATGCAGCTACTTAGCGAAGGAATGTCAATCCGGAGCCCTCTCAGGGAGTCATTATTCAACATATCAACATTTTCACTGCTTTCTCAACACCCATCAGCCTGTGCCATGCCATTGAAACCTGGGGCCTGAGCTATAAAGCacctgggacaaggagcacacaGCATCCTTACCCCTCTGTGCATTCCTCCACCCAGGGTCCTCATCTCACAAGTGGTTCCCAAGTTCACAATCTGGGAGTTCCCACAAATATCCCAGTGTGCAGCACTACACTCAGCCTGTATCCAACGCAATCTACGAGAGTGGGGAGCAAATGTTCTGTGCATCCCCTCTCCCAGAGAGCTCAGGTAGACAATCACCCAGATAGAGTCACTCATGGCCCACAGGGAGAGCATGGAGACATTTCTTCAGTGAATGgtaaatttgccaaaaaaaaaaaaaaaaaaatgcatttttcagggcagtGAAACTATTCAGGAATTCAGGTTGAATTTGGTGAAGAGCTTTCGGGAGAAAAAATTGGGAATgtcttgaaatgttttaaattcgcACTGAAAAAATTTCATTCAACTTGAATAGAATTTTTTCAGCCGTTCATTTCAGTGAGAGACtcattttggttaaaaacaaaaaaacttactAATATGATCAGTTTTGCTGTGACACTTCCTGTAATACCCAGTGCTGTGAAGCACCTTGCCACCGCCTGCCCTCAGTGTGAGGAAGACTTGTTTGTACCTACcagggggtcagctccccaactccaccagccctgggcgacacaagcactcctctccaggcctctgcaggccctGCTGTTACTTTACAGTTCGCGTTGGGCACATACCAATGCTCAAGGCCTCAGAGCATCCCCCTGGAGTGAccagcccctggtccactggacacttgccatattcacagatctgctgcttccaaagaaccagaaaacctTAGCTTAACCATTCCATCTCGGATCactgctctgcttaacacacagcacttacatatgtttctagtgaaaacaaatagAAGTTTATTTAGCAAAGCTTAGAGATTCCAGTAGTAGcaagtactggaaacaaatggttacctataacaaaataaaatcataacatgtatTCTAGAGCCCAAACTTAGTTAACAAGATACATGTGTCTTGTAGAGTATTGCTCCCCCAAAATCCTTGCTGTGCTTTATAGCCAGGCTAGTGgtgaccctcctttcataagacaaacacTATTAACTTGTCTCCTAGGTGAAGGACTCTCAACACCCCctgctgttttgtttctctccGATTTTGCAATCTCTTAACTTGCACCAGGCTCATTCTGTGAATAGGCCTCCATGGTGAGGCCTACAATATacaaatggccagacagggagaaaAGCATCCTGTTATCTCAGGAGGTATAAAactatagggttagaagggaccacaggggtcatctagtctaaccccctgccaagatgcaggatttgttttgtctaaactATTCAagacagctggctctccagcctccttttgaaaacctccagtaaaggagcttccacaacctccctaggcgtcTGTTCCGTTGTcccactgttcttacagttaggaagtatttctggaggtgtgtcacctcctggtgacctcgCTCAACCCCAAGATggtattttcagtatagatacataatcCTTGTGAAATGTTTGGCTCAATAATTCTTAAGGAGTTATGACAATCCGTGTGATATTGGCTCTCAGTACAGAGCTCACATGCCACCCTCTGGTGAGCTCTTGTGCAGATATCCAACCCAGGAGATCCCTATGAAACTATGCACACTCTGTGCCCTTGGCCAGTTGGCAGAGGTTCCGGTCTCATATGGGCCACCAAGCAGTAAACGTAATGATTCCCTCCGCTCTCATCAGAGAGGTTAAAGAccaggagtaaaattttcagaagtgcccaagagccagattttcatagaatcatagaatatcagggttggaagggaccttagcagatcatctagtccaaccgcctgctcaaagcaggaccaatccccgatcaaatcatcccagccaaggctttgtcaagcctgaccttaaaaacttctaaggaaggagattccaccacctccctaggtaacgcattccagtgtttcagcaccctcctagtgaaaaagattttcctaatatccaacctaaaccttccccactgcaacttgagaccattactccttgttctgtcatctgctaccactgagaacagtctaggtccatcctccttggaaccccctttcaggtagttgaaagcagctatcaaatcccccctcattcttctcttccgtagactaaacaatcccagttccctcagcctttcctcataactcatgtgttccagccccctaatcatttttgttgctctccgctggactctttccaatttttccacaaccttcttgtagtgtggggcccaaatctggacacactactccagatgaggcctcaccaatgtcgaatagaggggaacgatcacgtccctcgatctgctggcaatgcccctacttatacagcccaaaatgccattggccttcttggcaacaagcgcacactgttgactcatatccagcttctcgtccactgtcacccctaggtccttttctgaagaactgctgcctatccatttggtccttagtctgtagcggtgcatgggattcttccgtcctaagtgcaggactctgcacttgtccctgttgaacctcatcagatttcttttggcccaatgctccaatttgtctaggtccctctgtatcctggccctaccctccagtgtatctacctctcctcccagtttagtgtcatctgcaaacttgcagagggtgcaatccatgccatcctcgagatcatttatgaagatattgaacaaaacctgacccaggaccgacccttggggcactccacttaataccagctgccaactagacatggagccattcatcactacccgttgagcccgacaatctagccaactttctacccaccttatagtccattcatccaacccatacttctttaacttgctgacaagaatactgtgggagacagtgtcaaaagctttgctaaagtcaaggaacacatccactgcttttccttcatccacagaaccagttatcttgtcatagaaggcaattacattagtcaggcatgacttgcccttggtgaatccatgctgactgttcctgatcactttcctctcctctaagtgcttcagaattcattccttgaggacctgctccatgatttttccagggactgaggtgaggctgactggcctgtagtaccccagatcctcctccttcccttttttaaagatgggcataacattagccttcttccagtcgtccgggacttcccctgatcgccatggctctgcaatcacatccgccaactcctttagcactctcggatgcaacgcatccggccccatggacttgtgcacgtccagcttttctaaatagtcccgaaccacctctttctccacagagggctggtcacctcttctccatgctgtgctgcccagtgcagtagtctgggagctgaccttattcgtgaagacagaggcaaaaaaagcattgagtacattagcttcttccacttcctctatcactaggttgcctccctcattcagtaaggggcccacactttccttgactttcttcttcttgctaacatacctgaagaaacccttcttgttactcttaacatctcctgctagctgcaactccaggtgtgatttcgccttcctgatttcactcctacatgcccaagcaatatttttataaacttccctggtcatttgtccaatcttccacttcttgtaagattcttttttgtgcttaggatccgcaaggatttctctgatacattttaaaatgtatttagacgCCAATAGGACTTCCAGCAGCATCTTGGGGCCTAAACCCATTTTTGGCATGTTCTGCACCTGGatgctttcaaaaatcccactaggcacctcaatacctttAAGGACATCTGGCCTCAAGCGACCTTGGCAACACAGGAACACAAATCTCATCGAGAGGCCAGGGGCCGAAGAGCATCCGTCACTTCGGAAGTTGGGTTTTCAGAGCTAGGTCCACAAAGGGACTCAGGTGCCTAGGGCcagcatttaggcaccactgagagCCTCAAAACCCCGGCTCAGCTGACACCTGATGTCATAGGTGGCTAAATCTCTGCCACTAAAGGCCTGTAGGAGCCAGTCTCTGCCAGTGAACATACGCAAGGCCCCCTCAGTCTAGGCACTCGTCTCAGACCTCACCCCCACAGGAGCCTCAAGCTAGACGTGGCCCTGCCTGTCTCACCCGCAGGGCTCCATCCGGTAGGCATGCTCCCAACAAGCCTATCCCCAACCAAAGTGGCTGGGGAGCATGAAGCCTCCATTATAGCCCTgatcccagtggctagggcattcaGCCAGGACATGGGGGAGACAGGtccaattccctccccccccccaaagaggAGCCATTTAAACTTGGGTTTCCTTCTTCTTGGGTGAGTTCCCCGTGCACTGGCATGGAGGGCAATCAGGTCTGGGGCTCCCTCAGAGTCTCCTGAGGACATTGTTCCACTATGTAAAACTAATTAAACATGCAAAACATGCATTGGGCCAGAGGAGGACTCTGCCgtccagtggctaggacactcgcctggggtgggggaacccaCAGTCATATCCCTGCTCTGTATTAGTAGGGgggactgaacctgggtctccaacaGCCTGGTGagttcacccctccccccttggGGTTCCCAGCTGAAAATCCCAAGAAGAGGCAGTGTCGAACTCCATGGGAGAGATGGGGCTTAGGCAACACTCTAAATGATTTTTCCTCTTGGCTAGGTGAGGCAGCTCTTTGCTCCGCATGCTGATCTCTGGGGATCCCTTTCTTAGCTGCCTACTTCTCCCCATGCACCGTATAGGGAGCCTGGCTGCGAACTCAGGGCTGAGGTTCCCACTGGCTGGCATGGCACTAAAACTTGCTCATTGCAACATCTAAGTCCCTTCGTAGATCTAGCCCTAAGTTATTTTAGTGTATGGTATTAATCGAGATATCTACCCACATTCAGCAAGTAAAATACAGCTCAGTTTTATTCCAACAGTCCTGGTATTGATTCCTCTTATACTTTCAAAACTTTGCACATCCTCAAAATGTTATAAGCGCATATCACCAAAAATGTAGTGAGAAATAAGGTCCACATAGCATGAGTATTACACCATCTTGCCTTAAGGGATTAAAGTTTCTGAATTCTCATAAAATCTAGACACTTACTGACAGTTTTTTCAGGGCTTCCTTGACCTCGTGGTTAATCAGGCTGTATATGAAGGGATTGGCCATAGGAGTCAGAATTGCGTAGCAGATGaagaacactttgttcaggtctctCCAGTGTGTTGGTTTTTGGTAGCAGGTACACAGTGATTAGGGTCCCACAGAAAATGgccaccacaatgaggtgagaggagcaggtagaaaatgccttttgcctcccggcggtggaagggattctcaggatggtgaagATGATACACACGTGGGACATCACGGTTAATACAAATGGAGGCAGAGTGAATATAGCAGCCAGGATGGTAATGACAAGCTCTATCTGGTTGGTGCCATTGCAGCAGAGATTTAACATTTCTGTGGATTCACAGCAGAAATGATCGATTTTATTGGGGCCAGAGAAAGTTAATTGTAACATAAGAACTATTACTATGATACCAGCCAGAAATCCATTTATCCAAGACCCAGCTGCTAACGACAAGCAGAACCTGGTATTCATGAGGGCCGCATAATGGAGCGGTTTGCATATCGCCGAGTACCGATCATATGACATCACTGCTAGCAGATAGCATTCTGCAGcagcaaagaaactaacaaaataaaattgtgtcaTACAACCACTAACAGAAATGGTATTGTCCCCTGTCAGGAAACTGGCCAGTaccctgggcaggagggtggaggtgtagcaggtctccaagcaggacaagttcctcaggaagaagtacatgggggtgtgaaagCGCCGATCAGCCACAACTAGCGCAACAATGAGGATGTTCCCGGCCAAGGTCACAATGCAGATCACTCGAAACAGCAGGAAGAGTAGGGCCAGCAGTTCAGGAAGATCCCTGAATCCCAGGAGGACGAATTCTGTGATGGACGTTTGATTCCTCCCTTCTGTGTTTGCCATGGGGTGTATCTAGGAAGGATAAAaagtgaggaagagaaaaatacgTCTTGGAGATGATTGGCAAAAACATACTTAAGCTTTAACCCAGCAAAGAAGAAGTTGGGGGGGAAGGAAGCCCCCTGGTTTGATAATGGAGTTGcaggaacagagctggctggCATGTTGACTCTTTGGATATATTATCGTAAGTTTTATGcagcagatttaacaaaataGCAACATCTCTCGAATTGGACCAGGAACCCAGTTGCTATGTTGAAGGGTCTGAGAGCCCACCATAATGGGCAGCCATTTAGACAC is part of the Eretmochelys imbricata isolate rEreImb1 chromosome 14, rEreImb1.hap1, whole genome shotgun sequence genome and encodes:
- the LOC144274284 gene encoding olfactory receptor 10A7-like, producing MANTEGRNQTSITEFVLLGFRDLPELLALLFLLFRVICIVTLAGNILIVALVVADRRFHTPMYFFLRNLSCLETCYTSTLLPRVLASFLTGDNTISVSGCMTQFYFVSFFAAAECYLLAVMSYDRYSAICKPLHYAALMNTRFCLSLAAGSWINGFLAGIIVIVLMLQLTFSGPNKIDHFCCESTEMLNLCCNGTNQIELVITILAAIFTLPPFVLTVMSHVCIIFTILRIPSTAGRQKAFSTCSSHLIVVAIFCGTLITVYLLPKTNTLERPEQSVLHLLRNSDSYGQSLHIQPD